The region GTAGTGGGCTTTGTCTCGTGGTTCTATCTTCCCCCAGGACCGACGCAGACGGCGAGCTGGTTCCGAGGGCGCAATGGGTGGTTCAGTGAGAGAGAGGAGGTGATTATGGTCAACCGGGTGCTGAGGGATGACCCAAGCAAAGTATGCTCATCAAGCACCTCTACTTGACTCCGATACTAATGTGTACAGGGCGGGATGCACAACCGTCAAGGTCTGACTTTAAAGCTCCTCTGGGCCCCGTTGACAGACTACGATCTTTGGCCGCTGTACGTCATCAGTTTGACGATGCTGATCCCCACGAGCCCGGTCACGGCGTATCTGACGCTCAATCTCAAGTCGCTGGGCTTCGACACCTTTGAGACGAATCTGCTGACCATCCCTGCGTATGTGCTCTTCTTGATCCAGCTTGTCCTTTGGTCGTGGGTCTCAGAAAGAATCAACAATCGGATGGCAGTGGTGGGATTCTATTCTTTCTGGTGTCTGCccctgcttctggctctggagcTGATGCCGTCTTCGGCGAGTCCCTGGAGCTGGTATGCTGTTACAGTGCTATTGATCGGGTTTCCGTATATCCATTCTATCAATGGTATGTCGCCTCGCTTTGACGGGATATCTGTCACTACTCCTAACAAATCGATACAGTCAGCCTCACATCTCGCAACGCAGGCAGTGTCCGCACAAGGACGGTTGGTAGTGCCCTGTATAACATGATCTGTCAGGCAAGTTCGATCATCTCTTCGAACGTAagtccatcttctccttccactcAAAAAAGTCCACTAACCTTCCTGTAGATTTACCGCGAAGACGATAAGCCGTACTACCGTCGAGGAAACAAGGTCCTCCTTGCACTGGTTGCCTGGAACGTGGTCATGACCATTTTCATCAAGTGTTATTATATCTGGCGGAACAAGTCGCGTGACAGAATCTGGAATGCCATGAGCTCTGAGGAGAAGGATAATTAcctgaggacgacgaaggaCGAAGGGAATAAAAGGCTGGATTTTCGGTCTGCGCATTAAGATCGTTCTGAAGATGATTCTGCGTGGATGTCGGTGTCTGTGATAGAATATATAGATGCGACACTGCGTAAAAAGAGTTAGCCTTTGGTCGATAGAGAAGGGAAGATCTCTTCCCGTTTTCGAAGTCGATGAAGAATTATATTATGAGCCGATTTAAGGTAAAGATCCTCTTTACCGTGGCGTTGTAAATTAATCCGGTCTTTCAGGCCTGAAGGCTGAAGCCATACTGTACCCCGCCTAGTGTAGATCTCCCACGGGCTGGAACCGTACATCAGTTGAACTCCAGCTGACACTCCTCGGCAACATCCATATCGagcttcctttctttctgttGTGAACTAGTTCGAATATTGCTCTCCTTTTATTATTTTCATCGTATCCTGCTACCGGTCGAGAGTTGAGTCGATCACATATCCGGCTTTATTGCAGAGGACCCCGCAGAAAGTCAGCCT is a window of Aspergillus nidulans FGSC A4 chromosome VI DNA encoding:
- a CDS encoding uncharacterized protein (transcript_id=CADANIAT00010013) is translated as MTEKEKPVLAFKQAQESISEKFPQTFKHKEGDAFVGGGSTELYEPIPEYEGRHRYDPSAEWTEKEEKKLVRKLDYRICSWVCLMFFALQLDRGNISQALSDGMLNDLGLSTNQYNYGQMIFYLCFLCAEVPSQMISKKLGPDVWIPIQMMAWSLIGILQCLISGEKSFYATRALLGLVKGGFIPDALLYLSYFYTNRELPMRVGFFYCASHFTYIVAAFLAFGILHMRSIGGWEGWRWLFALEGALTMVVGFVSWFYLPPGPTQTASWFRGRNGWFSEREEVIMVNRVLRDDPSKGGMHNRQGLTLKLLWAPLTDYDLWPLYVISLTMLIPTSPVTAYLTLNLKSLGFDTFETNLLTIPAYVLFLIQLVLWSWVSERINNRMAVVGFYSFWCLPLLLALELMPSSASPWSWYAVTVLLIGFPYIHSINVSLTSRNAGSVRTRTVGSALYNMICQASSIISSNIYREDDKPYYRRGNKVLLALVAWNVVMTIFIKCYYIWRNKSRDRIWNAMSSEEKDNYLRTTKDEGNKRLDFRSAH